Proteins encoded by one window of Nocardia goodfellowii:
- the recF gene encoding DNA replication/repair protein RecF (All proteins in this family for which functions are known are DNA-binding proteins that assist the filamentation of RecA onto DNA for the initiation of recombination or recombinational repair.) — translation MFIRALSLRDFRSWEQVELELSPGRTVFLGSNGNGKTNLIEAIGYLATLASHRVAADAPMIRMGATKARVGATVVNTGRELRIDVELNAGAANRAQINRSPVRRPREILGILQTVLFAPEDLALVRGDPGERRRFLDELCTTRLPRLAAVRADYDRVLRQRSALLKTAGRQARSKSDLSTLDVWDGHLASHASVLLAQRLALVHDLYPHLAQAYSSIAPESRPATIGYRSGYLPPELLDPAREPQPEDAAELEAIMLRELGIARPKELDRGVCLVGPHRDDLDLLLGSAPAKGFASHGESWSFALALRLGAFELLRAGGTEPVLLLDDVFAELDRRRRAALAAVAADAEQVLITAAVPEDVPAELAAVPLRVETSGEADRRTSRIVTPDDSGQRDVCVLP, via the coding sequence ATGTTCATCCGGGCGCTCTCGCTCCGTGATTTCCGGTCCTGGGAACAGGTCGAGCTCGAATTATCCCCAGGCCGCACGGTCTTCTTGGGATCGAATGGCAACGGCAAGACCAACCTGATCGAGGCGATCGGCTACCTCGCCACGCTCGCCTCGCACCGGGTCGCGGCCGACGCGCCGATGATCCGCATGGGGGCTACCAAGGCCCGGGTCGGCGCGACCGTGGTGAATACGGGCCGCGAACTGCGCATCGATGTCGAACTCAACGCCGGTGCCGCCAACCGCGCCCAGATCAACCGTTCGCCGGTGCGCCGGCCGCGCGAGATCCTCGGCATCCTGCAGACGGTGTTGTTCGCGCCGGAGGATTTGGCGCTGGTGCGCGGCGACCCGGGGGAGCGGCGGCGCTTCCTCGACGAGTTGTGCACAACCCGGCTCCCGCGGCTCGCGGCGGTGCGCGCGGACTACGACCGGGTACTGCGGCAACGCTCCGCTCTGCTGAAAACCGCCGGGCGCCAAGCGCGTTCGAAGTCCGACCTGAGCACTCTCGACGTGTGGGACGGTCACCTGGCGTCCCATGCCTCGGTATTGCTGGCGCAGCGTCTGGCGTTGGTGCACGATCTTTATCCCCATCTTGCACAGGCATACTCCTCGATCGCGCCCGAATCCCGGCCCGCCACAATCGGTTACCGCAGCGGCTATCTGCCGCCGGAACTGCTCGACCCCGCCCGGGAGCCGCAGCCCGAGGATGCCGCGGAGCTGGAAGCGATCATGTTGCGCGAGTTGGGGATTGCCCGGCCCAAGGAGCTGGACCGCGGGGTCTGCCTGGTCGGTCCGCACCGCGACGATCTGGACCTGTTGCTGGGCAGCGCACCGGCGAAAGGGTTTGCCAGTCACGGCGAATCGTGGTCCTTCGCGCTGGCGTTGCGGCTGGGCGCGTTCGAGCTGCTGCGCGCCGGCGGCACGGAGCCGGTGTTGCTGCTCGACGATGTCTTCGCCGAACTGGACCGCCGCAGGCGCGCCGCCCTGGCCGCGGTGGCGGCCGACGCCGAGCAGGTCCTCATCACCGCCGCGGTGCCCGAGGACGTGCCGGCCGAATTGGCGGCGGTGCCGCTGCGGGTGGAAACCAGCGGGGAGGCGGACCGGCGTACCTCCCGAATCGTCACACCTGACGATTCGGGACAGCGCGATGTCTGCGTTCTCCCGTAG
- the gyrA gene encoding DNA gyrase subunit A encodes MTETTLPPNGGAGDRIEPVDIQNEMQNSYIDYAMSVIVGRALPDVRDGLKPVHRRVLYAMYDNGYRPDRGYVKSARPVAETMGNYHPHGDASIYDTLVRMAQPWSLRYPLVDGQGNFGSRGNDGAAAMRYTECRLTPLAMEMLREIDHETVDFAPNYDGRSQEPTVLPSRVPNLLMNGSNGIAVGMATNIPPHNLNELAEAVYWALENYEADEETTLEACMERVKGPDFPTYGLIVGGQGIQDAYRTGRGSIRMRGVVEIEEDNRGRTTIVITELPFQVNTDNFINSIAEQVKDGKIAGISDIHDESSDRAGMRIVVTVKRDAVAKVVLNNLYKHTQLQTSFGANMLSIVDGVPRTLRLDQMIRLYVDHQLEVIVRRTRYLLRKAEERAHILRGLVKALDALDEVIALIRRSANTDTARTGLMQLLDIDEIQATAILDMQLRRLSALERQKIVDELDKIETEIADLKDILAKPERQRIIVRDELREIVEKFGDERRTRIVAADGDVADEDLIAREDVVVTVTETGYAKRTKTDLYRSQKRGGKGVQGAGLKQDDIVKHFFITSTHDWLLFFTNKGRVYRAKAYELPEANRTARGQHVANLLAFQPDEKIAQIIRIQSYEDAPYLVLATRNGLVKKSKLTDFDSNRSGGIVAVNLRDEDELVGAALCSNEDDLLLVSAHGQSIRFSATDEALRPMGRATSGVQGMRFNTDDELLSLNVVRPDTYLLVATSGGYSKRTAIEEYTAQGRGGKGVLTIQFDAKRGTLVGALIVDDEDELYAITSSGGVIRTAAKQVRKAGRQTKGVRLMNLADGDTLLAIARNADEPDQLAGDDSTGSE; translated from the coding sequence ATGACTGAGACCACCTTGCCTCCCAACGGCGGGGCCGGTGACCGGATCGAACCGGTCGATATCCAGAACGAGATGCAGAACAGCTACATCGATTACGCGATGAGCGTGATCGTGGGCCGTGCGCTGCCCGACGTGCGCGACGGTCTCAAGCCGGTGCACCGTCGCGTGCTCTACGCGATGTACGACAACGGCTACCGGCCCGACCGCGGTTATGTGAAGTCCGCGCGCCCGGTCGCCGAGACCATGGGTAACTACCACCCGCACGGTGACGCGTCGATCTACGACACCCTCGTGCGCATGGCCCAGCCGTGGTCGCTGCGCTACCCGCTGGTCGACGGCCAGGGCAACTTCGGTTCCCGCGGCAACGACGGCGCGGCCGCCATGCGTTACACCGAGTGCCGCCTGACGCCGCTCGCCATGGAGATGCTGCGCGAAATCGACCACGAGACGGTCGATTTCGCCCCGAACTACGACGGTCGTTCCCAGGAACCGACGGTTCTCCCCAGCCGGGTGCCGAACCTGTTGATGAACGGTTCCAACGGCATCGCGGTCGGCATGGCGACCAACATCCCGCCGCACAACCTCAACGAGCTCGCCGAAGCCGTCTACTGGGCGCTGGAGAACTACGAGGCCGACGAGGAAACCACCCTCGAAGCGTGCATGGAGCGGGTCAAGGGCCCGGACTTCCCGACCTACGGCCTGATCGTCGGCGGCCAGGGCATCCAGGACGCCTACCGCACCGGTCGCGGCTCCATCCGCATGCGCGGCGTGGTCGAGATCGAAGAGGACAACCGCGGCCGCACCACCATCGTCATCACCGAGTTGCCGTTCCAGGTCAACACCGACAACTTCATCAACTCGATCGCCGAGCAGGTGAAAGACGGCAAGATCGCCGGTATCTCGGATATCCACGACGAGTCCTCCGACCGCGCGGGCATGCGCATCGTGGTGACGGTCAAGCGGGACGCCGTGGCCAAGGTGGTGCTGAACAACCTCTACAAGCACACCCAGCTGCAGACCAGCTTCGGCGCCAATATGCTGTCCATCGTCGACGGCGTGCCGCGCACGCTGCGCCTGGACCAGATGATCCGGCTCTACGTCGATCACCAGTTGGAAGTCATCGTCCGGCGTACCCGGTACCTGCTTCGCAAAGCCGAGGAGCGGGCCCACATCCTGCGCGGCCTGGTCAAGGCGCTGGACGCGCTCGACGAGGTCATCGCGCTGATCCGGCGTTCGGCCAACACCGACACCGCGCGCACCGGCCTGATGCAGCTGCTCGACATCGACGAGATCCAGGCCACCGCCATTCTCGACATGCAGCTGCGGCGGTTGTCCGCCCTGGAGCGGCAGAAGATCGTCGACGAGTTGGACAAGATCGAAACCGAGATCGCGGATCTGAAGGACATTCTCGCCAAGCCGGAGCGCCAGCGCATCATCGTGCGCGACGAGCTGCGCGAGATCGTCGAGAAGTTCGGGGACGAGCGCCGCACCCGGATCGTCGCGGCCGACGGCGATGTCGCCGACGAGGATCTGATCGCCCGCGAGGATGTGGTCGTCACCGTCACCGAGACCGGTTACGCCAAGCGCACCAAGACCGACCTCTACCGCTCGCAGAAGCGTGGCGGCAAGGGCGTGCAGGGCGCGGGTCTCAAGCAGGACGACATCGTCAAGCACTTCTTCATCACCAGCACGCACGACTGGCTGCTGTTCTTCACCAACAAGGGCCGGGTGTACCGGGCCAAGGCCTACGAATTGCCCGAGGCCAACCGCACCGCGCGCGGCCAGCACGTGGCGAATCTGCTGGCCTTCCAGCCGGACGAGAAGATCGCCCAGATCATCCGCATCCAGAGTTACGAGGACGCACCGTATCTGGTGCTCGCCACCCGCAACGGTCTGGTCAAGAAGTCCAAGCTGACGGACTTCGACTCCAATCGCAGCGGCGGCATCGTCGCGGTGAACCTGCGGGACGAGGACGAACTGGTCGGCGCCGCGCTGTGCTCCAACGAGGACGATCTGCTGCTCGTCTCGGCGCACGGTCAGTCGATTCGCTTTTCCGCCACCGACGAAGCGCTGCGCCCGATGGGCCGCGCCACCTCCGGTGTGCAGGGTATGCGTTTCAATACCGACGATGAACTGTTGTCGCTCAACGTGGTTCGCCCCGACACCTATCTGCTGGTCGCGACGTCCGGCGGTTACTCCAAGCGCACCGCGATCGAGGAATACACCGCACAGGGTCGTGGCGGTAAAGGTGTATTGACTATCCAGTTCGACGCCAAGCGTGGCACTCTGGTCGGTGCGCTCATCGTCGACGACGAAGATGAGTTGTACGCGATCACGTCCAGTGGCGGCGTTATCCGCACGGCGGCGAAGCAGGTTCGTAAGGCTGGACGACAGACCAAGGGCGTGCGATTGATGAACCTCGCGGATGGCGATACGTTGCTTGCTATCGCGCGCAATGCCGACGAGCCCGATCAGCTTGCCGGCGATGACAGCACCGGTTCCGAGTAA
- the gyrB gene encoding DNA topoisomerase (ATP-hydrolyzing) subunit B codes for MAANESGSTKATSGDYDASSITVLEGLEAVRKRPGMYIGSTGERGLHHLIWEVVDNSVDEAMAGYASRVDVKLLADGGVEVVDDGRGIPTGMHAQGIPTIEVVMTQLHAGGKFDSDSYAVSGGLHGVGISVVNALSSRLEAEIDNAGFHWSQTYKDAKPGQLIKGEPTKRTGTTIRFWADSEIFETTTYNFETVSRRLQEMAFLNKGLTITLTDERVSDNEITDEVVSETAEAPKHADEAAEAAAPKVKTRTYHYPGGLEDFVKHINRTKQAIHNSIVSFTGKGTGHELEVAMQWNSGYSESVHTFANTINTHEGGTHEEGFRAALTTVVNKYAKDKKLIKDKDGNLTGDDIREGLAAIVSVKVGEPQFEGQTKTKLGNTEVKSFVQKACNEHLTHWFEANPADAKTIVNKAVSSAQARVAARKARELVRRKSATDLGGLPGKLADCRSKDPVKSEIYIVEGDSAGGSAKSGRDSMYQAILPLRGKIINVEKARIDRVLKNNEVQSIITAFGTGIHDEFDIAKLRYHKIVLMADADIDGQHISTLLLTLLFRFMRPLVEHGHVYLAQPPLYKLKWQRSEPEFAYSDRERDVLIEAGLSAGKKINKDDGVQRYKGLGEMNAKELWETTMDPSVRVLRQITLDDAAAADELFSILMGEDVEARRSFITRNAKDVRFLDV; via the coding sequence GTGGCTGCCAACGAATCGGGCTCGACCAAAGCAACATCCGGTGATTACGACGCTTCCTCCATTACGGTCCTCGAAGGGCTCGAGGCGGTTCGCAAGCGCCCCGGCATGTACATCGGCTCCACGGGTGAGCGCGGTCTACACCATCTGATCTGGGAAGTCGTCGACAACTCGGTCGACGAGGCGATGGCCGGTTACGCCTCGCGCGTCGATGTGAAGCTCCTGGCCGACGGCGGCGTCGAGGTCGTCGACGACGGCCGCGGTATCCCCACCGGCATGCACGCGCAGGGCATCCCCACCATCGAGGTGGTCATGACCCAGCTGCACGCCGGCGGCAAGTTCGACTCCGACTCCTACGCGGTGTCCGGTGGTCTGCACGGTGTCGGTATCTCCGTGGTCAACGCCCTGTCGAGCCGGCTCGAAGCCGAGATCGACAATGCCGGCTTCCACTGGAGCCAGACCTACAAGGACGCGAAGCCGGGCCAGCTGATCAAGGGCGAGCCGACCAAGCGCACCGGTACCACCATCCGCTTCTGGGCGGATTCGGAGATCTTCGAGACCACCACCTACAACTTCGAGACGGTCTCGCGCCGCCTGCAGGAGATGGCGTTCCTGAACAAGGGACTCACCATCACCCTCACCGATGAGCGGGTCTCCGACAACGAGATCACCGACGAGGTGGTCAGCGAGACGGCGGAAGCGCCCAAGCATGCCGACGAGGCGGCCGAGGCGGCTGCGCCGAAGGTGAAGACCCGCACCTATCACTACCCGGGCGGGCTCGAGGATTTCGTCAAGCACATCAACCGGACCAAGCAGGCCATCCACAACTCGATCGTCTCGTTCACCGGCAAGGGCACCGGTCACGAACTCGAGGTCGCGATGCAGTGGAACTCGGGCTACTCCGAGTCTGTGCACACCTTCGCCAACACCATCAACACGCACGAGGGTGGTACGCACGAAGAGGGCTTCCGCGCGGCGTTGACCACGGTGGTCAACAAGTACGCCAAAGACAAGAAGCTCATCAAGGACAAAGACGGCAACCTCACCGGTGACGATATCCGTGAGGGCCTGGCCGCCATTGTGAGCGTCAAGGTCGGTGAGCCGCAGTTCGAGGGCCAGACCAAGACCAAGCTGGGCAACACCGAGGTCAAGTCGTTCGTGCAGAAGGCGTGCAACGAGCATCTCACGCACTGGTTCGAGGCCAACCCGGCCGACGCGAAGACCATTGTGAACAAGGCGGTTTCGTCCGCGCAGGCCCGGGTGGCGGCGCGTAAGGCGCGCGAGCTGGTGCGCCGAAAGTCCGCCACCGACCTGGGCGGTCTGCCGGGCAAGCTGGCCGACTGCCGGTCCAAGGATCCGGTGAAGTCCGAGATCTACATCGTCGAGGGCGACTCCGCCGGCGGCTCGGCCAAGTCCGGCCGCGACTCGATGTACCAGGCGATCCTCCCGCTGCGCGGCAAGATCATCAACGTTGAGAAGGCGCGCATCGACCGGGTCCTCAAGAACAACGAGGTCCAGTCGATCATCACCGCGTTCGGCACCGGCATCCACGACGAGTTCGATATCGCCAAGCTGCGGTATCACAAGATCGTGCTGATGGCCGACGCCGACATCGACGGCCAGCACATCTCGACGCTGCTGCTCACGCTGCTGTTCCGTTTCATGCGGCCGCTGGTCGAGCACGGGCACGTCTACCTCGCGCAGCCGCCGCTGTACAAGCTCAAGTGGCAGCGCAGCGAGCCCGAGTTCGCCTACTCCGACCGCGAGCGCGACGTGCTGATCGAGGCGGGTCTGTCGGCTGGCAAGAAGATCAACAAGGACGACGGCGTCCAGCGCTACAAGGGTTTGGGCGAGATGAACGCCAAGGAACTGTGGGAGACCACCATGGATCCGTCCGTGCGGGTGCTGCGCCAGATCACCCTGGACGACGCCGCCGCGGCCGACGAACTGTTCTCCATTCTGATGGGCGAGGACGTCGAGGCGCGTCGCAGCTTCATCACCCGCAATGCCAAGGACGTTCGCTTCCTCGACGTGTAG
- the dnaA gene encoding chromosomal replication initiator protein DnaA, protein MDDEQNVLATVWPEVIAELTTGSPDGAIPPVTRAQQAWLKLVKPITVAQGFALLSVPSSLAQEAIERDLREPILRSLGRRLGPQVEGLGVRIAAPPQSTSERSAANPRHARMTSRPERREPRRAPAPDYPARGEYGQPQRYGGAGDYDPVPDYQQGGSDYAPAAAEYQPAPGYEPEYQPQPEYQPQADYQPQADYEPAPEYGPPDDYYPGQDYPTPVAVPVAPAPEPPSRPNGQSTRRESGPPGQESLFTPEPVPMRGPGREQGGRGSHHDEPEPVIAAAHQPVREHPGREHPGREHPSREHQTREHQTREHPGREHQPREPQPVRDNRPAHSDHEDDDEPIVSARNSWPTYFTKTQETPAPSSSASLNAKYTFETFVIGASNRFAHAAAVAIAEAPARAYNPLFVWGASGLGKTHLLHAAGHYAQRLFPGMRVKYVSTEEFTNDFINSLRDDRKVAFKRRYRETDILLVDDIQFIEGKEGIQEEFFHTFNTLHNANKQIVVSSDRPPKQLATLEERLRTRFEWGLITDVQPPELETRIAILRKKARMDRLDVPHDVMELIASRVERNIRELEGALIRVTAFASLNGQPLDLPLAEVVLRDLMPETAALEINAATIMAVTAEYFNTTLEELTGPGKARPLAQARQIAMYLCRELTDLSLPKIGQAFGRDHTTVMYAEKKVRKEMTERRRVYDQVQELTARIKQRSR, encoded by the coding sequence ATGGACGACGAGCAGAACGTGTTGGCCACTGTGTGGCCCGAGGTGATCGCTGAGCTCACCACCGGCTCGCCCGACGGCGCTATCCCCCCGGTCACCAGAGCGCAGCAGGCCTGGCTCAAGCTGGTCAAGCCGATCACCGTGGCGCAGGGCTTCGCGCTGCTCTCGGTGCCCTCGTCGCTGGCCCAGGAAGCCATCGAACGCGATCTGCGCGAACCGATCCTGCGTTCCCTCGGCCGACGGCTCGGCCCCCAGGTCGAAGGCCTCGGCGTGCGTATCGCCGCGCCGCCGCAGTCGACCAGCGAGCGGTCCGCGGCGAATCCGCGGCATGCCCGCATGACCAGCCGGCCCGAACGCCGGGAACCGCGGCGCGCTCCCGCCCCGGACTACCCGGCGCGCGGTGAATACGGCCAGCCCCAGCGTTACGGCGGGGCCGGTGATTACGACCCGGTGCCCGACTATCAACAGGGTGGGAGTGATTACGCACCCGCCGCCGCGGAGTACCAGCCCGCGCCGGGCTATGAACCCGAGTACCAGCCGCAGCCCGAGTACCAGCCGCAAGCGGACTACCAGCCGCAAGCGGATTACGAACCGGCCCCGGAATACGGCCCGCCCGACGACTACTACCCGGGCCAGGACTACCCGACTCCGGTCGCCGTGCCGGTCGCACCCGCGCCCGAGCCGCCGTCCCGGCCGAACGGGCAATCGACGCGCCGCGAGTCCGGTCCGCCCGGACAGGAGTCGTTGTTCACACCCGAACCCGTCCCGATGCGCGGCCCCGGTCGCGAGCAGGGTGGGCGCGGGTCGCACCACGACGAGCCCGAGCCCGTGATCGCCGCCGCGCACCAGCCGGTCCGCGAGCACCCGGGACGGGAACATCCGGGACGGGAACATCCGTCACGCGAACACCAGACGCGCGAACACCAGACGCGCGAACATCCCGGACGCGAACATCAACCCCGCGAACCACAACCGGTCCGCGACAACCGCCCCGCGCACTCCGACCACGAGGACGACGACGAACCCATCGTCAGCGCCCGCAACTCCTGGCCGACCTACTTCACCAAGACCCAGGAGACGCCCGCGCCGAGTTCCTCGGCCAGCCTGAACGCGAAATACACCTTCGAGACCTTCGTCATCGGCGCGTCCAACCGGTTCGCGCACGCCGCCGCGGTCGCTATCGCGGAGGCGCCCGCGCGCGCCTACAACCCGCTGTTCGTCTGGGGCGCTTCCGGTTTGGGCAAGACGCACCTGCTGCACGCGGCCGGCCACTACGCGCAGCGGCTGTTCCCGGGTATGCGGGTGAAATACGTCTCGACCGAGGAATTCACCAACGACTTCATCAACTCGCTGCGTGACGACCGGAAGGTGGCGTTCAAGCGCCGCTACCGCGAGACCGACATCCTGCTGGTCGACGACATCCAGTTCATCGAGGGCAAGGAAGGTATTCAGGAGGAGTTCTTCCACACCTTCAACACGCTGCACAACGCGAACAAGCAGATCGTGGTGTCCTCGGACCGCCCGCCCAAACAGCTGGCGACTCTGGAGGAACGGTTGCGGACCAGGTTCGAATGGGGCCTGATCACCGATGTGCAGCCGCCCGAGCTGGAGACCCGGATCGCGATTCTGCGCAAGAAGGCGCGCATGGACCGGCTCGACGTGCCGCACGACGTGATGGAACTGATCGCCAGCCGGGTGGAGCGCAATATCCGCGAGTTGGAGGGCGCGCTGATCCGCGTCACCGCGTTCGCCTCGTTGAACGGTCAGCCGCTGGATCTGCCGCTGGCCGAGGTGGTGCTGCGCGATCTGATGCCGGAGACCGCGGCGCTGGAGATCAACGCGGCCACGATCATGGCGGTGACCGCGGAGTACTTCAACACGACCCTGGAGGAGTTGACGGGGCCGGGTAAGGCTCGGCCGCTGGCGCAGGCCCGGCAGATCGCGATGTACCTATGTCGTGAGCTCACGGACCTGTCGCTGCCGAAGATCGGCCAGGCGTTCGGCCGAGACCACACCACGGTGATGTACGCGGAGAAAAAGGTGCGTAAGGAGATGACCGAGCGCCGCCGGGTGTACGACCAGGTGCAAGAACTAACAGCCCGCATCAAACAACGCTCCCGATAA
- the dnaN gene encoding DNA polymerase III subunit beta — MKFRVAREDFAESVAWVARSLPSRPPVPVLGGVLLVADEDGLTVSGFDYEVSAQMRVAAEVAGPGEVLVSGRLLADITKALSNKPVDVSVDGTRVLISCGSAKFSLPTMPVEDYPQLPEVPQQTGELGVDVFAEAVGQVAVAAGRDDTLPMLTGIRVEIEGANVVLAATDRFRLAVRHIEWKPEKADIETAVLIPAKTLSEAAKTLGSSDAPVQLSLGTGAGSEGLLGIVNAGRRTTTRLLDAEFPKFRQLLPKEHTSIATLSVSALSEAIKRVALVAERGAQVRLEFSTEGLLLSAGGDDAGRAEEWLDADFRGEPLTIAFNPGYLVDGLAALHVDRVTFGFTTPSRPAVLLPAGEEEPEVLDSGAFAALASPYIYLLMPVRLPG, encoded by the coding sequence ATGAAGTTTCGGGTCGCCCGTGAGGATTTCGCGGAATCCGTCGCCTGGGTCGCGCGCAGCCTCCCCTCCCGGCCTCCGGTGCCCGTCCTGGGCGGTGTGCTGCTGGTAGCCGATGAGGACGGCCTCACGGTCTCCGGCTTCGACTACGAGGTGTCCGCGCAGATGCGCGTCGCCGCCGAGGTCGCCGGTCCCGGTGAGGTTCTCGTCTCCGGCCGCCTCCTGGCCGACATCACCAAGGCGCTGTCCAACAAGCCGGTCGATGTCTCCGTCGACGGCACCCGCGTGCTGATCAGCTGCGGCAGCGCCAAGTTCTCCCTGCCCACCATGCCGGTCGAGGACTATCCCCAGCTTCCCGAAGTTCCGCAGCAGACCGGTGAACTCGGTGTGGATGTCTTCGCCGAGGCGGTCGGTCAGGTCGCCGTCGCGGCCGGCCGGGACGACACGCTGCCGATGCTCACCGGCATCCGCGTCGAAATCGAGGGCGCCAACGTCGTTCTCGCGGCCACCGACAGGTTCCGCCTCGCGGTCCGCCACATCGAGTGGAAGCCGGAGAAGGCGGATATCGAGACCGCGGTGCTGATTCCGGCCAAGACGCTCTCCGAAGCCGCGAAGACCCTCGGCTCCTCCGATGCGCCCGTGCAGCTGTCCCTGGGCACAGGAGCGGGCTCGGAGGGCCTGCTGGGCATCGTGAACGCCGGGCGCCGCACCACCACGCGCCTGCTCGATGCCGAATTCCCCAAGTTCCGCCAATTGCTCCCCAAGGAGCACACCTCCATTGCGACGCTGTCGGTTTCGGCCTTGTCCGAAGCCATCAAGCGTGTAGCACTGGTGGCCGAGCGCGGCGCTCAGGTGCGCTTGGAGTTCTCCACAGAAGGCTTGTTGCTGTCCGCGGGCGGTGACGACGCCGGACGCGCCGAGGAATGGCTGGATGCCGATTTCCGCGGCGAACCGCTCACCATCGCGTTCAACCCCGGTTATCTCGTCGACGGTCTCGCGGCGCTGCACGTGGATCGAGTCACCTTCGGGTTCACCACGCCGAGCCGTCCCGCGGTGCTGCTGCCCGCCGGCGAGGAGGAGCCCGAGGTGCTCGACTCCGGTGCCTTCGCCGCGCTGGCCAGCCCCTACATCTACCTGTTGATGCCGGTCCGGCTGCCGGGCTGA
- a CDS encoding DUF721 family protein codes for MTDQPEQHGAGAQSAGARPGSAQPGDGEPELRGIDLARRALEEARAAARASGKSVGQGRASPKRSLRPGARRGRSGWSGPGPDARDPQPLFKITSTLAKNRGWSAKVAEGMVFGQWPKVVGEDIASHANPVTLKDGVLSIAAESTAWATQLRMLQSQILAKIAAAVGNGVVTQVKITGPAAPSWRKGERHIRGRGPRDTYG; via the coding sequence ATGACCGATCAGCCGGAACAGCACGGCGCCGGTGCACAATCAGCCGGGGCACGACCAGGCAGTGCACAACCAGGTGATGGCGAACCCGAGCTGCGCGGTATCGATCTGGCCCGGCGTGCGCTCGAAGAAGCCAGGGCGGCGGCGCGGGCCTCCGGTAAATCGGTCGGCCAGGGCCGGGCGTCACCGAAGCGGAGTCTGCGTCCCGGCGCCCGCCGCGGGCGCTCAGGGTGGTCGGGTCCGGGTCCGGACGCCCGTGATCCACAGCCGCTGTTCAAAATCACGAGCACGCTGGCGAAGAACCGCGGCTGGTCGGCGAAGGTGGCCGAGGGCATGGTGTTCGGTCAGTGGCCGAAGGTGGTGGGGGAGGACATCGCCTCGCACGCGAACCCGGTGACGCTCAAAGACGGCGTGCTGTCCATCGCCGCCGAATCCACCGCCTGGGCAACCCAATTGCGCATGTTGCAGAGCCAGATCCTGGCCAAGATCGCGGCCGCGGTCGGAAACGGCGTGGTCACCCAGGTGAAGATCACCGGTCCGGCGGCGCCGAGCTGGCGCAAGGGCGAGCGGCACATCCGCGGTCGCGGCCCCCGGGACACCTACGGGTAG